Genomic window (Musa acuminata AAA Group cultivar baxijiao chromosome BXJ1-9, Cavendish_Baxijiao_AAA, whole genome shotgun sequence):
AATAATTAGCATAAGTCAACATAGTGGTATCAATATCAGATTCATCTTGCAAAAACTTGTTACGGCCTCATAGCAGAAATACCACAAGAGTGTTTCAACTTAATTACCTCCATCAACCCAGTGTGCATAGCTGAAACCATGAAAGGCTGAAATGGCAAGAGTATTGTAGATGCCACCATCAGCAGTCTTGGATTTTCATTTCTGACTGCTCGAGACAAACACTGCGAAAGAGGAAGTGAGTTTAAGCTGCCACAGAAGGATTGCAAGAGATTTATTAACCTtcccaaaaaaaataataaattacaaTTGTCATTATAAAATGCTGTCAAGAACTATGCTGAGACAAAAGGAAGACAACAGGAACAACTAAATGCATGGTTATGCAAACACTGCACAAGAGGAAGTGAGTTTAAGCCACCACAGAAGGATTGCAGGAGACTAAAACTTCCCAGAAGGAACGATAAATTGCAATGGCCATAATAAAAGGTTGTCAAGAACTATATTGAGACATAAAGAAGAGAATACAAACAACTAATTGCAAGTCAGTCCATATAACACACAAGAAAAACCACAAGTTTGAGTACAAACACATCGAAAAGGTTTTGTTTGCACAGGTTAAATTTTCATCTCAAGCATCAGGACGTACCAAGTGATCGTGCCACAGCAAGGAACGCTGAAACAATTAGCTGATGTATGAATGTCTTCTAAAAAGGTTTTCATGCTTTAGTTTAACAAACACACAAGAAATATCCAaatcatataaattttattttgcaCACATCATAAAAATCGTAAATTGCATTCGACACAGCTGATCATTCGTAAGAAAATTCTACAATTGTTTCTGAAGTGATATGTTTGAAGCTCAATTTTCCTAATAGGATATGAGACAGCAAAGTTCTTGAAATCTAACATAACTAATCCAAAGCTAAAACACATAGATATGATCTAGGAACGTCAATACCTTATATCATCTCTCTACAAAACACAAAAGAACTGTCTTCATGGTGAAGACATGGTCTCTATAAAGAAAGGTATATGTCCAGTGTATCATGACATACTGCCCAGTAGTTGTAATCTATCAGTTAATATGGATTCTTGTTTGTCTTTCACAAATAGCTTATGGTTTCCTCTACTGTGACAGCAACAATTTAAATTAACTTACAACTGTAGTTGTAGCTATCATTGTATAGTCTGCCCATCTTAGAAACCTTCTGGCTTGTCCTCTTGAAGAATGGTACAGACTTGAAGCAATACCCACACCGATCAAAGAATTAGCATATAATGCAGCATTCAGGTTCTTCCTGCAGGTTCAATCAACAAGTTCGAGGTACTGATCCAAACAAAGAAGTCCTACGGATTTATTCCTTGGAGAAACTTGCCTTGGAGCCTGAAGTCCGAGAACAATGAAAGGCAATGAAGTGATTACATTGGCAATGGTTTCAGCAATGTTCTGATCACCTACTACAAGAAAAAGACATTATTTACTTTCTATGAAGTGAAACATAAATTCTTTTCCTTTAAATAGTGAAGCGTAAAACATGTTCAGCATACCATGAAGGCTACAGTGAATCGGCCTCAAGCATGATGGTCTCTGCTGCCATATTCTTCTGAGAACAAGTAAAACGAGTCACTCTGCTTGCTCTGCAAGTATGATGTACCCAACCCGTTGCAGGCTGATGAAGTTTGCAGGTGCATTGGATCAGTGCATTTGCTATGACTCACCGAATTACCAATCGTCGGCTTGATCCAACAATCTCGGGCCCTTCGCAGGTCGAGAAGTCCAACTCCCCACAACGAAGTGAATCTTCTCTTCCATACGTTGACTGATCCACCAGCTGCACTCCACGAATCCCCTGTAGCAACCCACAGGGACCCCAAGGTCGATTTACACCCATATTCAATGTCAGCTCGCTCCCTCACCTGCAAAGATACTAATTTGTGATCATCATCTGCGAgtacaaaagaaagagaaaaaaaaggcacTTCGCATAAGAAATATACTCTTAAGCAAAGAAGAGCAAGTAAAAAAGAAGAGCAAATTAAAGATCTCATGCGCTCAACAATTTCAGCACTAACTTCACAAACCAATTCAAATGAGACTGAAAACCAGAACTAATGTTACAAGAGATGTCTATATGAAATCAAAAACCTCCTTAGGAAGTATAGGATAATCAAAATAGTAGTAGCATCAATTATTAtgaaagcaagaagaagaagaagaagaagaaagaacccACCTGGCCAGGAGCAGAGAGAAGGGGTGGCCACAGTCCAGCAAAATGGGATTGGTTTGGGCACGTATAAAAGAGAGACAGAGGGTCTCCAAGGAAACGATGGAAATGGATGCCGATTCCCGAGTATCTTTTCGTTGGGATACGAGCATATTCTATACGTGGAGCGAGAGAGCAGCATCCGTCACCCCAGGAAAGAATAAGCAACCAACACTCCTACCCTTTTATCAAGTTCCCCGATGTGTACCTGCCTGTTGACTGGAGATTAACGTGGAGAACTCGTGGGACCCACCATGAGTACCACAAAGCAGTAGGTGTTATACGTAGAAACGACGTCCGCCAAGAAGAAGAGCACAACCCTCACGCCATAGTGTAAGGTCGAATTTCCGGAAAAAactctttttgatttttttgttctGTTCCTATAAAGCGCATCTTATTTTCAGAATTCtcagataatatatatttttgatacttcaaataatattttatttttctttcctacAAACTATTCGTAGGATATACCAATctagttataatttttttattatattataatattttaaataatattagaaaatgttatagtatttatatatattttttttataaaaaaatatttatagcgTTTTTACAGTGCATTATAGCGCTTTTAGTAATGCTAGAAAAATACTATagcataatattatttatttttaaaaatattaaaaaaatactatcactcactataaaaatactataataaaaaatattgtaactaaATCTGTTCACAtatgaaaaaaaagagagaaaaaggtaAGTGACTATAGATATTTTAGgtattaagtaaaaaaaaaagatattattagAATTGATCGGAGGACACCAAAATATAATCCAAAAGCTTTAAGTTATTAAATTGTAAGTCAAATTTAATACATATAACTTGACTCTGTTTCAATTTTCTTCCCATACATAAATGATTTCTTAATTTAGGATTATTCATAGTCTCCTAAATTACATGAGATCAGCCACCCACCAAAATTTTcaagtaattatatttattaatttgtcGTTATTGACctgaatagtattttttaattcACGAAAATGTATTTTGAATAAACTATTCTACATGTTTGGAATATTATCTGTTTATTCAGAAAATTTCAAGAATTTTTAGGTATTATTAACTTGAATAATATTTCTTAATCGATGAAAAATAGTTTCTGAATCTCATTGATCATATATCTATATCGAATAATTCAGGATGTATTTTGAAATATGTTCACAGGATTTTATCTGAATCATTCATTATTATTGaattttttaatttgaaaaataCTAGTTATTGGTATTTAATTCATGGAAAACATTTTTGTGTTCTgataaattatgttttttttaaacTTTAGTTAAGTTATTCTAATGACTAAAATTACTGTttgattattataaattttttgagtTATAATATGatttgttttaaatttttttttttttaaagatataaGATATACAAATGTACATTATAGCATCAGTCTTAAGATTAACTTTGAGATATAAGATCGATATAATGATAGGACCTTGATGATTCCAGAGTTACTATATTGGAGAACGATTTCCTTCGTGGATTAATATGTTATTAGCTAGAGGATTGCTTTATTTTGGGAGTAATGCGCTCCAATTTGACGAGGGAAAGACATCAATCCATgttgaaaataaaaattaaatcaaaattGAAATTGATCGGACTAAGGTCTGACCCGAGTCAGATTGATCGTTAGATCCATACAGGTCTAGCCAGCCCACTGCTCACAGACTAGCTTGATTTAGAGTTAACCCGAACTATAGCTTGGTCCAGCGTGATCTCGAGCtcgtttcttttttctctcttgctTGTGCATGTGCAGAGCACATGAGTCAACTCTGGACCAGTAAAAAACCAGCCCACCACTATACTCAGCTGGCTCGACCTAATTCTAGCCCGGTGTTGGTATGGATTTGGATCTTGGTTGGCCGATAGCTCAACGATTTTGAGTTTGGGCTCGATTGATCCTtaaattagatttgaatcaaaacagTTTGATCCATTTTGATCGGATCAAGGTGATTCTGATCCGATCTAGATCAATTCAAACTTGTTCTGCTCGAATTTGACCTAACAAAGTCTAAGTTAAATCAATTGGTGATTTCAAACTATGTCATGTCAGTTCACGGTTCAATTAGGTTTTTACTGAATTAAGTTTGGTTCAGATCAATCGGATCGATTTAACTAGTGTTCAGGTCAATTAAGAGTTAATTATGGTATGATTTCTTATATTTACGATAGATTATTTatgaattttaaattatcaaggcTAATTTATAAGTTTAATTATGATTACTCGATAAATGAATAATGTAATGAAATTGATCTAGATATGAGATCTTCACTAGTTATGTCTTACATAACAGAAGTTTCGAGCTCATTATGTAGCAAGTAGTATTTACTGAATCAAATCCCTCGTATAATCCTTCTGGTGCAAATGTACGTGATAGTATAAATCATAAAACCAACTTAAGATATGAGATTGATATGATTAAAGTACCTAGATAATCCCTATCAACCATAAAAGTATTAGTATATTAGAGAAGAATTTCCTTCGGGGATTGACATGCTATCAAATATGGTAGCTAGATAATTATTTCATctattttgaaacaaattttgacAGCTAAAAATATCATTTCATCTTTTGTTGTGAATGAATTCATGAGAAATAATATCTTTATTTGTTGTTGAGAGTATGTTCGATCGAATCGAATGTGATACATTCAATAAAGGTTTAATGGGAGCCATGTCctctcaaaatatttaattaaatcattaacatatcatattataaaattatcagtattttatatataaacatcaatcaattataaataatattataaacataGTTCTAACTCTTAAAGTTCAATCTCGGAAACACAGCTAAAAGAGATATTAATATCAAGTCTCATATTAGATCTAGTGACATAACGTATGTCTATAatgttatattttatgatttaaaaaaatatattttattttaaatataattacttAATTAGTGTATACTTTCTTCCTTCTTGTGCATGCAGTGCACTTCTTTTCTTCATTAATTGACAAGCATGAAGAGGAAAAAGTTCTTTAATTGACAAGTATGAAGAGGAAAAATAATAAGACAAGCAGAACAAAGAGGAAACAAAGGAGCTTTGAGATTGAATTGTTGGCTCTGATATCAAACTTATTAGCTGTTGACTTTTCTATAAGATTtttcatggaaaaaaaaaaagtagaagagACTATGAATACTTATAATCTATAATATTTTGGATTGACTGAAGAACACATATTTATAttgattaaagataaaaaaaaaatatttttttaaattaccatatcccaataaatatttcattctcatatatttatttaaatctattttttttcttttattttatctaatcctaattatttgaattaattttatcatacttaattcaaaataattgaaATTAAAAGTTATCTTCGGAATAAAATTTTTTTGTCATCAAAGTTTTTGTGAAGATATCGGTAAATCGATATTCGGTATTACAGtaattcatttaaattttttattaatgaatTTCATAGATTTATAAGTTTTTATAATCTTTGGAGGGTTGAAAGTCATTCTTTTGAAGTTTTAATTAATTTTCTAAAGAGTTTTAGTGTATCCCTTCTTTCACATTAA
Coding sequences:
- the LOC135594267 gene encoding uncharacterized protein LOC135594267 isoform X2, with the protein product MGVNRPWGPCGLLQGIRGVQLVDQSTYGREDSLRCGELDFSTCEGPEIVGSSRRLVIRRIWQQRPSCLRPIHCSLHGDQNIAETIANVITSLPFIVLGLQAPRKNLNAALYANSLIGVGIASSLYHSSRGQARRFLRWADYTMIATTTVCLSRAVRNENPRLLMVASTILLPFQPFMVSAMHTGLMEVAFARRALIKPELRMAHNLHTLSSLLGGALFVADDFFPETPYIHAAWHLAAAVGVGTCNKLLE
- the LOC135594267 gene encoding uncharacterized protein LOC135594267 isoform X1; its protein translation is MGVNRPWGPCGLLQGIRGVQLVDQSTYGREDSLRCGELDFSTCEGPEIVGSSRRLVIRRIWQQRPSCLRPIHCSLHVGDQNIAETIANVITSLPFIVLGLQAPRKNLNAALYANSLIGVGIASSLYHSSRGQARRFLRWADYTMIATTTVCLSRAVRNENPRLLMVASTILLPFQPFMVSAMHTGLMEVAFARRALIKPELRMAHNLHTLSSLLGGALFVADDFFPETPYIHAAWHLAAAVGVGTCNKLLE